The Nitrospirales bacterium genome includes a window with the following:
- a CDS encoding phosphoglycerate kinase codes for MTKQTIDDIELGNKRVIIRVDFNVPLDDACQITDDSRIRAALPTINHIVDEGASVILCSHLGRPQGTPNPKFSLAPVAKRLQRLLDKPVVFAHDCIGPEVESLVSQMKPGDVLLLENLRFHEEEEQNDDKFAAQLASLGEVYVNEAFGTAHRSHASTVGITKFMKVAAAGYLMKREVEALEGVVENPIRPFVAILGGAKVSGKIGVIENLGKRVDKVIIGGGMAFTFIKAMGHEIGNSLVEKDMLDFAKGIQEHALSRGVKFYLPVDCVVAASQDVGAETKIVPIQEIPEGWYGMDIGPASVKLFSEAVENAKTILWNGPMGVFERDAFSRGTLSMAHAVANAYAKTVVGGGDTALAVHRAGESDSMAFISTGGGAALQLLEGKHMPGLAALPNRV; via the coding sequence TATCCGTGTTGACTTCAACGTTCCTCTGGACGACGCCTGCCAGATCACTGACGACTCCCGGATACGCGCCGCCCTTCCGACGATCAATCATATCGTGGATGAAGGCGCCAGCGTGATCCTATGCTCCCATTTAGGACGCCCGCAAGGCACACCAAATCCCAAGTTTAGCCTGGCCCCCGTCGCCAAACGTCTTCAACGCCTTCTCGATAAACCTGTCGTCTTTGCCCACGATTGCATAGGACCGGAAGTGGAATCTTTAGTAAGCCAGATGAAGCCCGGAGACGTGTTACTCCTCGAAAACCTTCGTTTTCATGAAGAAGAAGAGCAGAACGATGACAAATTTGCGGCCCAATTGGCTTCACTCGGAGAAGTGTACGTAAACGAAGCATTTGGGACCGCCCATCGCTCTCATGCCTCAACCGTGGGAATCACGAAATTCATGAAAGTGGCCGCCGCCGGCTACCTCATGAAACGGGAAGTTGAAGCGCTTGAAGGTGTCGTAGAAAACCCGATACGCCCCTTCGTCGCCATCCTGGGCGGCGCCAAAGTGTCAGGAAAAATTGGCGTCATAGAAAATCTCGGTAAGCGCGTCGACAAGGTCATCATCGGGGGAGGTATGGCATTCACGTTTATCAAAGCAATGGGCCATGAAATCGGGAATTCCTTAGTCGAGAAGGACATGTTAGATTTCGCCAAAGGCATTCAGGAGCATGCCTTGAGTCGCGGAGTGAAGTTTTACTTGCCTGTCGATTGCGTCGTTGCGGCCAGTCAAGACGTGGGAGCTGAGACCAAAATCGTTCCTATCCAGGAAATCCCGGAAGGCTGGTATGGCATGGATATTGGCCCCGCCTCGGTAAAACTGTTCAGCGAAGCGGTAGAAAACGCGAAGACCATATTATGGAACGGTCCAATGGGAGTCTTTGAGCGCGATGCGTTTTCACGAGGCACCTTGTCGATGGCCCATGCCGTCGCCAATGCCTATGCCAAAACTGTCGTCGGTGGCGGCGATACTGCCCTGGCCGTCCATCGAGCTGGGGAATCCGACAGTATGGCGTTTATCTCAACCGGAGGTGGCGCGGCCCTTCAGCTCCTCGAAGGCAAGCACATGCCCGGGCTAGCGGCTTTGCCGAACCGTGTATAA
- the tpiA gene encoding triose-phosphate isomerase, whose translation MLIVGNWKMHKTASEGMRLTQDFLKLYRHSSNSEVVLAPPFTALHAVHEIVRSTPVKLAAQNVYYQQEGAYTGEISPPMLKDLGCHYVILGHSERRQYFAETNDLINQKVRAALAHGLSPILCVGESLEERETGKTHSLIQQQLLEGLQDVTADEMQQVTIAYEPVWAIGTGKAATVEQATEVHTAISHSIEEKWGMDRNTNRVIYGGSVKPDNAEQLFASPKIHGALVGGACLDPESFAKIVSFAQRIANFN comes from the coding sequence ATGCTCATCGTCGGCAATTGGAAAATGCACAAGACGGCCTCGGAAGGCATGCGTTTGACTCAAGACTTCCTGAAGCTGTACCGCCATTCGTCCAACAGTGAAGTCGTATTGGCTCCACCGTTTACGGCCCTTCATGCCGTCCATGAGATCGTTCGATCAACGCCGGTCAAACTTGCCGCACAGAACGTCTACTACCAACAGGAAGGCGCGTACACGGGCGAGATCTCCCCTCCGATGCTGAAGGACCTCGGTTGTCACTATGTGATCCTCGGACACTCCGAACGTCGTCAATATTTTGCCGAAACGAACGATCTTATCAATCAGAAAGTGCGTGCCGCCTTGGCTCATGGCTTGTCACCCATCCTGTGTGTTGGAGAATCATTGGAAGAACGAGAAACGGGGAAAACCCACTCGTTGATCCAACAACAACTGCTCGAAGGATTACAGGACGTCACGGCCGATGAAATGCAACAGGTCACGATTGCCTATGAACCCGTGTGGGCGATCGGAACCGGAAAAGCCGCGACGGTGGAACAAGCCACGGAGGTTCATACGGCAATCAGTCACAGTATTGAAGAAAAATGGGGAATGGACCGAAACACGAATCGTGTCATCTATGGCGGAAGCGTTAAACCTGACAATGCAGAGCAACTTTTTGCATCACCGAAAATTCATGGGGCACTGGTAGGAGGCGCTTGTCTGGATCCTGAATCATTTGCTAAAATCGTTTCCTTCGCCCAACGCATAGCCAATTTCAATTAA
- the secG gene encoding preprotein translocase subunit SecG yields MYTLTVIIHLIVCFLMIAAILLQAGKGAEIGAAFGGSSQTVFGSRGPGTFLSKVTVGAAIIFMLTSLSLAMLSKKESAASAIIDFSTPAQTDSTPKKTETPATAPAESPAEPTQSSSESTETSPEPAPASAGKE; encoded by the coding sequence ATGTATACGCTGACCGTCATCATTCATCTCATCGTGTGCTTCCTGATGATTGCCGCAATCTTACTTCAAGCCGGCAAGGGTGCTGAGATCGGTGCGGCGTTTGGCGGATCGAGTCAGACGGTGTTTGGAAGTCGTGGCCCAGGTACATTCCTCAGCAAGGTTACGGTAGGAGCCGCGATTATCTTCATGTTGACGTCACTGAGTTTAGCCATGCTCTCCAAGAAAGAAAGTGCAGCTTCCGCCATCATTGATTTTTCGACTCCAGCTCAAACAGATTCGACTCCAAAGAAAACCGAGACGCCGGCAACCGCACCTGCTGAAAGCCCCGCTGAGCCAACCCAGTCCTCATCGGAATCCACGGAGACCTCGCCAGAGCCAGCCCCCGCATCAGCCGGAAAAGAATAA
- a CDS encoding branched-chain amino acid transaminase, protein MLVPSQKIWMDGEFVDWNDASVHILTHSLHYGLSAFEGIRCYQGEHGSAIFRLKEHVDRLFESAHITMMPVPFSKKEVSEAIVETVRVNELKSCYIRPILYIGYGEMGLYPGNNPIQLAIAAWPWGTYLGEDALSNGIRAKISSFTRHHVNVSMTRAKISGYYVNSILAKWEAKKSGYAECILLDPDGYVAEGTGENVFIVNKGILKTTPLTSILEGITRNFILELAKAKNIPVLEERFTRDAMYVADEIFLTGTAAEVTPVRELDDRAIGEGRRGPITSALQRSFFDIVEGKDPAYSHWLTPVV, encoded by the coding sequence ATGCTTGTCCCGAGCCAGAAAATATGGATGGATGGTGAATTTGTCGATTGGAATGACGCGTCTGTCCACATTCTCACCCACTCGCTTCATTATGGCTTATCGGCATTCGAAGGCATTCGTTGTTATCAAGGTGAACATGGGTCGGCAATTTTTCGACTTAAGGAGCATGTCGACCGCCTTTTCGAGTCCGCTCACATCACGATGATGCCCGTGCCTTTCTCAAAAAAGGAAGTCAGTGAGGCGATTGTCGAGACGGTCCGGGTCAATGAGCTTAAATCATGTTACATCAGGCCAATTCTCTACATCGGCTACGGGGAAATGGGACTCTATCCTGGGAACAATCCCATTCAACTCGCCATTGCGGCTTGGCCCTGGGGAACGTATCTCGGTGAAGACGCATTGTCGAACGGAATCAGGGCTAAAATTTCCTCGTTTACCCGTCACCATGTGAATGTATCGATGACCCGGGCCAAGATCTCAGGCTACTACGTCAATTCCATATTGGCCAAATGGGAGGCCAAAAAGTCTGGATACGCAGAATGTATTCTTCTTGATCCTGATGGGTACGTGGCCGAAGGCACTGGCGAAAATGTCTTTATTGTGAATAAGGGTATTCTCAAGACGACTCCGCTTACTTCCATTCTTGAAGGCATTACGAGAAATTTCATCCTAGAACTGGCCAAAGCCAAAAATATTCCTGTCCTGGAGGAACGGTTCACGCGAGATGCGATGTATGTAGCGGACGAAATCTTTCTGACAGGCACAGCCGCAGAGGTAACACCTGTCCGTGAACTTGATGACCGGGCCATCGGTGAGGGACGGCGCGGTCCCATTACGTCAGCCTTGCAACGGTCGTTTTTTGATATTGTCGAAGGAAAAGATCCTGCCTATTCTCACTGGTTGACACCAGTGGTCTAA
- the rplU gene encoding 50S ribosomal protein L21 encodes MYAIVETGGKQYRAEPGGILQVESLEGDVGTVVELSDVRCIHGQDGPVWGRPKIESASVKAEILRQGRTRTIRVFKKKRRKNYRRTKGHRQGFTQIRIAEIITA; translated from the coding sequence ATGTATGCTATTGTTGAAACAGGTGGAAAGCAATATCGCGCAGAACCAGGGGGCATTCTTCAGGTAGAATCGCTGGAGGGTGACGTTGGGACTGTGGTCGAGCTCTCAGATGTTCGTTGCATCCATGGTCAAGATGGGCCGGTGTGGGGTCGTCCAAAAATTGAGAGCGCTTCGGTCAAAGCAGAAATTCTTCGTCAAGGCCGCACCAGAACTATTCGAGTGTTCAAGAAAAAACGCCGGAAGAATTACCGCCGGACAAAAGGGCATCGGCAAGGATTCACTCAAATTCGCATCGCTGAAATTATCACAGCCTAA
- the rpmA gene encoding 50S ribosomal protein L27 — MAHKKGGGSSRNGRDSNPQYLGVKAYAGEAVSAGSIIVRQRGTKFYPGLNVGLGKDYTLFAKVDGTVKFEGSKARRKVSIYPLA; from the coding sequence ATGGCACATAAAAAAGGTGGAGGTTCCTCGCGAAACGGACGCGACAGTAACCCGCAATATCTTGGAGTAAAAGCATATGCAGGCGAGGCCGTCAGTGCCGGCAGCATTATTGTCCGGCAGCGAGGGACAAAGTTTTATCCGGGCCTCAATGTTGGCCTCGGAAAGGATTACACCCTGTTTGCAAAAGTCGACGGTACCGTCAAATTTGAAGGCAGTAAGGCCCGACGGAAGGTGAGCATCTATCCACTCGCCTAA
- the obgE gene encoding GTPase ObgE, with the protein MFIDQARILVKAGSGGHGACSFRREKYVPRGGPDGGDGGDGGNVLLKASTRVATLLDFRYQRHYEAPSGLPGQGSNKFGSTGEDIIIPVPVGTIVKDGHTEEILADLVEDQQTIVIAHGGKGGRGNSHFATSTNRAPRQFETGTPGEERALILELKLLADVGLVGFPNAGKSTFISSISSAHPEIASYPFTTLRPHLGVVRVTEDHSFVVADIPGLIEGAHEGKGLGFQFLRHIQRTAFLLFLIDISEWSADSPVTTLETLRKELEAYDADLAKRPFAVVATKIDSQGTGELREQLSTHCKARNIAFFPISAVTQEGLQPLLSFLDKHVSQMRNPCETNS; encoded by the coding sequence ATGTTCATCGATCAAGCTCGTATCTTAGTGAAGGCTGGCTCAGGCGGCCACGGCGCATGTAGCTTTCGCCGGGAGAAGTATGTGCCGCGCGGCGGTCCTGATGGCGGCGATGGCGGCGATGGCGGAAATGTCCTCCTCAAAGCTTCAACTCGCGTGGCGACGTTACTGGACTTTCGGTATCAGCGGCATTACGAAGCCCCTTCAGGATTACCTGGTCAAGGCTCAAATAAGTTTGGCAGCACGGGCGAAGACATTATCATTCCCGTTCCGGTCGGCACGATCGTGAAAGATGGTCACACTGAAGAGATCTTGGCGGATTTAGTCGAAGATCAACAAACCATCGTGATTGCCCATGGAGGAAAAGGGGGACGGGGCAATTCACATTTTGCGACCTCCACTAATCGTGCTCCACGTCAATTTGAAACCGGAACGCCCGGAGAGGAGAGGGCTCTCATCCTCGAGCTGAAACTCCTGGCCGACGTCGGACTCGTCGGATTTCCGAATGCCGGTAAATCGACGTTCATTTCTTCTATTTCTTCTGCCCATCCTGAAATCGCCAGCTATCCATTCACAACGCTCCGCCCACATCTTGGCGTCGTTAGAGTGACGGAAGATCACAGCTTCGTGGTCGCGGATATCCCTGGCCTTATTGAAGGGGCACATGAAGGAAAAGGACTTGGCTTTCAATTTCTTCGTCATATTCAACGAACAGCCTTCTTACTGTTCCTCATCGATATTTCCGAATGGTCAGCCGACAGCCCCGTCACGACACTCGAAACTCTCAGGAAAGAACTCGAGGCCTATGATGCCGATCTCGCCAAACGCCCATTTGCCGTCGTGGCAACAAAAATCGACAGCCAGGGGACGGGAGAACTTCGAGAGCAGCTTTCCACCCACTGTAAAGCCCGAAACATCGCTTTCTTTCCGATTTCCGCCGTGACACAAGAAGGGCTTCAGCCACTTCTGTCCTTTTTAGACAAACATGTGTCACAGATGAGAAACCCATGCGAGACCAACTCTTAG
- the proB gene encoding glutamate 5-kinase, translating into MRDQLLAKAKRLVIKIGSSLVASRDGGLRTSHIMSITKVLAKLQADNRQIVIVSSGAIVAGIQHLQLKNYPRSIPMKQAAAAVGQSRLIRAYEKSFEKTGDKVAQILLTHEDLADRKRFLNARHTLTSLLRHRVIPIINENDSVSVDEIRFGDNDNLAGQVAHVVDADLLVIFSDVDGLFTADPRQDSSATLIPTVTKFTKSLEQSAGKSRSEESRGGMITKIQAAKHVARFGVSTLLLNGETPEILHEVLQGAPGGTLFFPHQSPLTSRKQWIAYTLRPKGQLLLDQGAVDALRQHGKSLLPSGILEVKGQFNAGDAILCLDKQGEEFAKGLVNYSAQNLQQIKGHNTQDIQKLFGSREYEEVIHRDNLVIL; encoded by the coding sequence ATGCGAGACCAACTCTTAGCAAAGGCCAAGCGCCTGGTCATCAAGATCGGAAGCAGTCTGGTCGCTTCACGTGATGGAGGTCTCCGCACTTCACACATCATGTCAATCACCAAAGTCCTGGCCAAGCTACAAGCCGATAACCGGCAAATCGTCATCGTGTCTTCCGGGGCGATTGTGGCGGGTATTCAGCATCTCCAGCTCAAGAACTATCCCCGTTCTATCCCGATGAAGCAAGCCGCGGCAGCCGTAGGGCAAAGCCGACTCATTCGGGCCTATGAAAAATCTTTCGAAAAAACAGGAGACAAAGTCGCTCAAATTCTTCTCACGCACGAGGATCTGGCTGACCGAAAGCGATTTCTGAACGCGCGTCATACGCTAACATCACTCCTGCGCCATCGTGTCATCCCTATCATCAATGAAAATGATTCGGTGTCGGTAGATGAAATCCGATTCGGCGACAATGACAACTTGGCCGGCCAGGTCGCCCATGTAGTGGACGCCGATCTACTCGTCATCTTCTCAGACGTGGATGGTCTCTTTACGGCAGACCCCCGTCAAGACTCCTCGGCCACCTTAATTCCAACAGTGACCAAATTCACGAAATCCTTAGAACAATCAGCGGGAAAATCTCGAAGCGAGGAGAGCCGGGGCGGGATGATCACCAAAATTCAAGCGGCGAAACATGTGGCGAGATTTGGCGTTTCAACACTTTTGCTGAATGGTGAGACGCCGGAAATACTCCACGAGGTATTACAAGGCGCTCCTGGCGGAACATTGTTCTTCCCTCACCAAAGCCCATTGACCAGCCGCAAGCAGTGGATTGCCTACACACTGCGCCCCAAAGGCCAACTGCTATTGGATCAAGGAGCCGTTGATGCCTTGCGCCAGCATGGGAAAAGTCTTCTTCCATCAGGAATACTCGAGGTGAAGGGACAATTCAACGCAGGCGATGCCATTCTCTGTCTCGATAAACAGGGGGAAGAATTTGCGAAGGGACTCGTCAACTACTCCGCCCAAAATCTTCAACAAATCAAAGGGCATAATACGCAGGATATTCAAAAATTGTTTGGTTCACGAGAATACGAAGAAGTCATCCACCGGGACAATCTGGTCATCCTGTAA
- the nadD gene encoding nicotinate-nucleotide adenylyltransferase → MPSRLTLPMHIGVLGGTFNPIHRCHLHVAKFVRRTCKLSHILFIPTGDPPHKAANSLAPSSHRLKMVQLALKTQPHCKVSDIEIQHQGVSYTVETISTLQDEYPDTTQWSFIIGLDAFLEFHTWKAAPRLLTLCHFIVCSRPGAEFSALRSVDGLPPLPAQRLQDIDQGRTSRVDIPLPSSTKQLTLLSMPPCDVSASLIRTRLREGRPVSHWLPPSIESYIIQHGLYQDH, encoded by the coding sequence TTGCCCTCTCGTCTAACCTTGCCCATGCATATTGGGGTGCTTGGTGGGACGTTTAACCCGATTCATCGTTGCCACCTTCACGTCGCCAAGTTCGTTCGACGAACTTGCAAGCTCAGCCACATCCTCTTCATTCCAACCGGAGATCCCCCTCATAAGGCCGCTAATTCATTGGCTCCTTCATCTCACCGACTCAAAATGGTTCAATTAGCCCTCAAGACTCAGCCACACTGTAAAGTCTCAGATATTGAAATTCAGCACCAGGGAGTGTCTTACACGGTGGAAACCATCTCCACGTTGCAAGATGAGTATCCCGATACCACACAATGGTCATTCATCATCGGGCTTGATGCATTTTTAGAGTTCCATACCTGGAAAGCAGCCCCCCGGCTTTTAACACTCTGTCATTTTATCGTCTGTTCAAGGCCGGGAGCAGAATTTTCGGCCCTCAGGTCGGTCGATGGCCTGCCGCCTCTGCCGGCTCAACGACTGCAAGATATCGACCAGGGACGTACCAGCCGTGTCGATATTCCTCTGCCGTCCTCCACGAAGCAGCTCACCCTGCTCTCCATGCCTCCATGTGACGTGTCTGCTTCGTTAATTCGCACACGGCTGCGAGAGGGCCGTCCGGTCTCACATTGGTTGCCGCCCTCTATCGAATCTTATATAATTCAACATGGATTGTATCAGGATCATTAA
- the rsfS gene encoding ribosome silencing factor yields MNSVISPVQQQALSIGQAALSKKALDLVILDVRELTSIADFFIVASGESERQVKAIANHIVKDISSEYHETPQIEGAGTSTWILLDYGNIIVHVFKTEIREFYSLEKMWADAPRVPLPELEQERLIGPRPGLRYQPNHHSTPLATRVR; encoded by the coding sequence GTGAATTCAGTCATTTCACCAGTTCAACAGCAAGCACTCTCCATTGGCCAAGCGGCCTTAAGCAAAAAAGCTTTGGATCTCGTGATTCTCGATGTCAGGGAGTTGACGTCCATCGCCGATTTTTTTATCGTGGCTTCCGGAGAGTCTGAACGCCAGGTGAAGGCGATCGCCAACCATATCGTAAAAGACATATCCTCTGAATATCACGAGACGCCACAAATCGAAGGTGCCGGGACGTCTACATGGATTTTGCTCGACTATGGCAACATCATCGTCCATGTATTCAAGACTGAAATTCGCGAGTTTTATAGCCTCGAAAAAATGTGGGCGGACGCGCCGCGCGTGCCGTTACCTGAACTTGAACAAGAACGCTTGATAGGCCCACGACCTGGTCTTCGCTATCAACCCAACCACCATTCAACACCTCTCGCCACTCGGGTCCGGTAG